The following proteins are co-located in the Hydrogenophaga sp. RAC07 genome:
- the nuoH gene encoding NADH-quinone oxidoreductase subunit NuoH translates to MIDAMYNGGLGLIAAPWWTTAAWPVIWNLIKIVAVLAPLMGAVAYLTLWERKLLGWIQVRHGPNRVGPFGLLQPIADALKLLTKELIRPSAASNGLFRLGPIMAIMPALAAWVAVPFGPEAVLANVNAGLLVILAITSIEVYGVIIAGWASNSKYAFLGALRASAQMVSYEIAIGFCFLIVVMVSGSLNLVDIVNSQARGIAASQGLNFLSWNWLPLLPIFFVYLISGVAETNRHPFDVVEGEAEIVAGHMVEYSGMGFAIFFLAEYASMWLISVLAVLMFLGGWLPPIDSAVFNWIPGWIWLGLKTFLVVSMFIWIRATFPRFRYDQIMRLGWKIFIPVTLIYLLLVGGLMQTSWNLWK, encoded by the coding sequence ATGATCGACGCGATGTACAACGGCGGCCTTGGCCTGATCGCCGCCCCGTGGTGGACCACGGCGGCCTGGCCTGTCATCTGGAACCTGATCAAGATCGTGGCCGTGCTGGCGCCCTTGATGGGCGCGGTGGCCTACCTCACGCTGTGGGAGCGCAAGCTGCTCGGCTGGATCCAGGTGCGCCACGGACCCAACCGCGTCGGCCCATTCGGCCTGCTGCAGCCCATTGCCGATGCGCTCAAGCTGCTGACCAAGGAGTTGATCCGCCCGAGTGCCGCGAGCAATGGTCTTTTCCGTCTGGGCCCCATCATGGCCATCATGCCGGCACTGGCCGCGTGGGTCGCTGTGCCCTTCGGTCCCGAGGCGGTGCTGGCCAACGTGAACGCCGGTCTGCTGGTGATCCTGGCCATCACATCGATCGAGGTGTACGGCGTGATCATCGCCGGCTGGGCTTCGAACTCGAAGTACGCCTTCCTCGGTGCGCTGCGCGCCTCGGCCCAGATGGTCAGCTACGAGATTGCGATCGGCTTCTGTTTCCTGATCGTGGTCATGGTGTCGGGCAGCCTGAACCTGGTCGACATCGTGAACTCGCAGGCGCGCGGCATTGCGGCCTCGCAAGGGCTGAATTTCCTGTCGTGGAACTGGCTGCCTCTGCTGCCCATCTTCTTCGTCTACCTCATCTCGGGCGTGGCCGAAACCAACCGCCACCCGTTCGACGTGGTCGAGGGCGAGGCCGAGATCGTGGCCGGTCACATGGTCGAGTACTCGGGCATGGGCTTCGCCATCTTCTTCCTGGCCGAATACGCCAGCATGTGGCTGATCTCGGTGCTGGCGGTGCTGATGTTCCTGGGTGGGTGGTTGCCACCCATCGACAGTGCCGTGTTCAACTGGATTCCCGGCTGGATCTGGCTCGGCCTGAAAACCTTCCTCGTCGTGTCCATGTTCATCTGGATCCGCGCCACCTTTCCGCGCTTCCGTTACGACCAGATCATGCGTCTGGGCTGGAAGATCTTCATTCCCGTCACGCTCATCTACCTGCTGCTCGTCGGCGGTCTGATGCAGACGTCGTGGAACCTCTGGAAATAA
- a CDS encoding NAD(P)H-quinone oxidoreductase, producing MQAVEISSFGAPEVLRIGERPVPVAAAGEVLIRVGASGVNRPDVLQRTGNYPVPPGASDIPGLEVAGVIASGDEAAMAAAGLKVGDRVCALVAGGGYAQWCVAPVGQCLPVPDGMDDIAAASLPETFFTVWSNVFDRARLQAGETLLIQGGTSGIGVTAIQMAKALGARVIATAGSDDKCAACLALGADHAINYKTQDFVAAVADLTGGQGVNVVLDMVAGAYVAREIDCLAEDGRLVIIAVQGGVKAEFNAGMVLRKRLTITGSTLRPRPIAFKAAIAQALRERVWPLLAQGKIKPVIHQVFPASEAAAAHTLMESNRHIGKLVLTWA from the coding sequence ATGCAAGCGGTCGAGATCAGCAGCTTTGGTGCACCCGAGGTGCTGCGTATCGGTGAGCGCCCGGTGCCGGTGGCGGCTGCGGGTGAGGTGCTGATCCGTGTCGGCGCGTCGGGCGTGAACCGCCCCGACGTGCTGCAGCGGACCGGAAACTACCCGGTGCCGCCCGGCGCGTCCGACATCCCCGGCCTCGAAGTGGCGGGGGTGATCGCCTCGGGCGACGAGGCGGCCATGGCCGCTGCGGGCCTGAAAGTGGGCGACCGCGTGTGCGCGCTGGTGGCCGGTGGTGGTTATGCCCAGTGGTGCGTGGCGCCTGTGGGCCAGTGCCTGCCGGTGCCCGACGGCATGGACGACATCGCTGCGGCATCCTTGCCCGAGACCTTCTTCACCGTGTGGAGCAACGTGTTCGACCGCGCACGCCTGCAAGCGGGCGAAACCTTGTTGATCCAGGGTGGCACCAGCGGCATCGGCGTGACTGCGATCCAGATGGCCAAGGCCCTGGGCGCACGCGTGATCGCGACCGCGGGCAGCGACGACAAGTGCGCGGCCTGTCTGGCGCTCGGCGCGGACCATGCCATCAACTACAAGACGCAGGACTTCGTGGCTGCCGTGGCCGACCTCACGGGTGGGCAGGGCGTCAACGTTGTGCTCGACATGGTGGCCGGTGCCTACGTGGCGCGAGAGATCGACTGTCTGGCCGAAGACGGCCGGCTGGTCATCATCGCGGTGCAGGGTGGTGTGAAGGCCGAGTTCAACGCCGGCATGGTGCTGCGCAAGCGCCTCACCATCACCGGTTCGACCCTGCGTCCGCGCCCGATCGCATTCAAGGCTGCCATTGCTCAAGCACTGCGCGAACGCGTCTGGCCACTGCTGGCGCAGGGCAAGATCAAGCCCGTGATCCACCAGGTGTTCCCCGCCAGCGAAGCCGCGGCTGCGCACACGCTCATGGAATCCAACCGCCACATCGGCAAGCTCGTCCTGACTTGGGCATGA
- the secG gene encoding preprotein translocase subunit SecG has protein sequence MNVVLTILLAVQILSALTMIGLILMQHGKGADAGAAFGGGGAGSASLFGASGGANFMSRSTAVLAAVFLTCTLGLAYFGNLRAVAPSTGSVLEGVVTPAQPADASQQIPGALPATGTAPAAVTPAPTGPAQIPAK, from the coding sequence ATGAACGTTGTGTTGACCATCCTGCTGGCCGTGCAGATCCTTTCGGCCCTGACCATGATCGGCCTGATCCTCATGCAGCACGGAAAGGGTGCCGATGCGGGCGCTGCTTTCGGCGGCGGTGGCGCAGGCTCGGCGAGCTTGTTTGGCGCCTCGGGTGGCGCGAACTTCATGTCACGATCCACCGCGGTGCTTGCGGCGGTCTTCCTGACCTGCACCTTGGGTCTGGCCTATTTCGGCAACCTGCGCGCAGTGGCGCCCAGCACGGGCAGCGTGCTTGAAGGCGTGGTGACACCCGCACAACCAGCTGATGCATCGCAGCAGATTCCCGGTGCGCTTCCAGCAACCGGCACGGCACCTGCCGCGGTCACGCCAGCGCCGACCGGACCGGCGCAAATCCCGGCCAAATGA
- a CDS encoding NuoB/complex I 20 kDa subunit family protein, with amino-acid sequence MIEGVFKEGFVTTSYDSVVNWAKTGSLWPMTFGLACCAVEMMHAAAARYDIGRFGSEVFRASPRQSDLMIVAGTLCNKMAPALRKVYDQMAEPRWVLSMGSCANGGGYYHYSYSVVRGCDRIVPVDVYVPGCPPTAEALLYGIIQLQQKIRRTQTIARA; translated from the coding sequence ATGATTGAAGGCGTATTCAAGGAAGGTTTTGTCACCACCAGCTACGACTCGGTGGTGAACTGGGCCAAGACCGGCTCGCTGTGGCCCATGACATTTGGTCTGGCCTGCTGCGCGGTCGAGATGATGCACGCGGCCGCCGCGCGCTACGACATCGGCCGCTTCGGCTCCGAGGTGTTCCGCGCCAGCCCGCGCCAGTCCGATCTGATGATCGTGGCCGGCACGCTGTGCAACAAGATGGCGCCCGCCCTGCGCAAGGTGTACGACCAGATGGCCGAGCCGCGTTGGGTGCTGTCCATGGGTTCGTGCGCCAACGGCGGTGGTTACTACCACTACAGCTACTCGGTGGTGCGCGGCTGCGACCGCATTGTGCCGGTGGATGTGTATGTGCCTGGTTGCCCGCCCACGGCCGAAGCCCTTCTGTACGGAATCATCCAGCTGCAGCAGAAGATCCGCCGCACCCAGACCATTGCCCGCGCCTGA
- the tpiA gene encoding triose-phosphate isomerase has product MKPLIAGNWKMNGSLAANEALVKAMLDGLGGQAPGADMALCVPAPYLGQLQSLLTGSAISWGAQDVSSHEQGAYTGEVSATMLKDFACRYAIVGHSERRQYHSETDLQVADKAKVALAHGITPIVCVGETLAEREAGQTEAVVKRQLAAVIHAVAHCTSEIVVAYEPVWAIGTGKTASPEQAQQVHAVLRAQLAAATQHPERVHILYGGSMNAANAASLLAQPDIDGGLIGGASLKAADFLHIVASAH; this is encoded by the coding sequence ATGAAACCACTGATCGCAGGCAACTGGAAAATGAACGGCTCGCTGGCTGCCAACGAGGCGTTGGTGAAGGCCATGCTCGACGGCCTCGGCGGTCAAGCGCCGGGTGCCGACATGGCCTTGTGCGTGCCCGCACCTTACCTCGGCCAGCTGCAGTCGCTGCTGACCGGCAGCGCGATCAGCTGGGGTGCGCAGGACGTGTCGAGCCACGAGCAGGGTGCATACACCGGTGAAGTGTCGGCCACCATGCTCAAGGACTTTGCCTGCCGCTATGCCATCGTGGGCCATTCCGAGCGGCGCCAGTACCACAGCGAGACCGACCTGCAGGTGGCCGACAAAGCCAAGGTGGCATTGGCCCATGGCATCACGCCCATCGTCTGTGTGGGTGAAACCCTGGCCGAGCGCGAGGCGGGGCAGACCGAGGCGGTGGTCAAGCGCCAACTGGCAGCGGTCATCCACGCGGTGGCGCATTGCACCAGCGAGATCGTGGTGGCCTATGAGCCCGTGTGGGCCATCGGCACCGGCAAGACCGCGTCGCCCGAACAGGCGCAGCAAGTGCATGCGGTGTTGCGCGCCCAGTTGGCCGCCGCCACGCAGCACCCTGAACGTGTGCACATCCTCTATGGCGGCAGCATGAACGCGGCGAATGCCGCGAGCCTGCTGGCCCAGCCCGATATCGACGGCGGCCTCATCGGAGGTGCGTCGCTCAAGGCGGCCGACTTCCTTCATATCGTCGCCTCGGCCCATTGA
- a CDS encoding NADH-quinone oxidoreductase subunit D — protein MAEIKNYTLNFGPQHPAAHGVLRLVLELDGEVVQRADPHIGLLHRATEKLAEHKTYIQSLPYMDRLDYVSMMCNEHAYCLAIEKLLGIDVPIRAQYIRVMFSEITRLLNHLMWLGSHGNDCGSSTILIYAFREREDLFDMYEAVSGARMHAAYFRPGGVYRDLPETMPQYKHSKVRNARAMEQMNTNRQGSLLDFIDDFTRRFPTYLAEYHTLLTDNRIWKQRTVGIGVVTPERALNLGMTGPMLRGSGIAWDLRKKQPYDVYGQMDFDIPVGKTGDCYDRYLVRMEEMKQSNRIIEQCSKWLRANPGPVITDNHKVAAPAREAMKANMEELIHHFKLFTEGFHVPEGEAYAAVEHPKGEFGIYLVSDGANKPYRLKIRAPGFAHLATMDEMARGHMLADAVAIIGTMDIVFGEIDR, from the coding sequence ATGGCTGAAATCAAGAACTACACCCTCAACTTCGGTCCGCAGCACCCTGCCGCGCACGGCGTGTTGCGCCTGGTGCTTGAGCTGGATGGTGAGGTCGTGCAACGCGCCGATCCGCACATCGGGCTGCTGCACCGCGCCACCGAAAAGCTCGCCGAGCACAAGACCTACATCCAGTCGCTGCCCTACATGGACCGGCTGGATTACGTGTCGATGATGTGCAACGAGCACGCCTACTGCCTGGCGATCGAGAAGCTGCTCGGCATCGACGTGCCGATCCGGGCGCAGTACATCCGGGTGATGTTCAGCGAAATCACGCGCCTGCTGAACCACCTGATGTGGCTGGGCTCGCACGGCAACGACTGCGGCAGCTCCACCATCCTGATCTACGCTTTTCGCGAGCGCGAAGACCTGTTCGACATGTACGAGGCGGTGTCGGGTGCACGCATGCACGCGGCCTACTTCCGTCCGGGCGGTGTGTACCGCGACCTGCCCGAGACCATGCCGCAGTACAAGCACAGCAAGGTCCGCAATGCGCGCGCGATGGAGCAGATGAACACGAACCGCCAGGGTTCGCTGCTCGACTTCATCGACGACTTCACCAGGCGCTTCCCCACCTACCTCGCCGAGTACCACACGCTGCTGACCGACAACCGCATCTGGAAACAGCGCACGGTGGGCATTGGCGTGGTCACGCCCGAGCGTGCGCTCAACCTGGGCATGACGGGTCCCATGCTGCGCGGCTCAGGCATCGCCTGGGACCTGCGCAAGAAGCAGCCGTACGACGTGTACGGCCAGATGGACTTCGACATTCCAGTGGGCAAGACCGGTGACTGCTACGACCGTTACCTCGTCCGCATGGAAGAGATGAAGCAGTCCAACCGCATCATCGAACAGTGCTCCAAGTGGTTGCGCGCCAACCCCGGCCCGGTGATCACCGACAACCACAAGGTGGCAGCCCCTGCCCGTGAGGCCATGAAGGCCAACATGGAAGAGCTGATCCACCATTTCAAGCTGTTCACCGAAGGCTTCCACGTGCCCGAAGGCGAAGCCTATGCGGCGGTGGAACACCCCAAGGGCGAGTTCGGCATCTACCTGGTGAGCGACGGTGCCAACAAGCCGTATCGCCTGAAGATCCGTGCGCCCGGTTTTGCGCACCTGGCCACGATGGACGAGATGGCCCGCGGGCACATGCTGGCCGACGCCGTGGCCATCATCGGCACCATGGACATTGTTTTCGGGGAGATCGACCGATGA
- a CDS encoding NADH-quinone oxidoreductase subunit NuoE family protein, with product MSTGHAVAAVEFNSATQQRFAREVAKYPADQAQSAVMACLSIIQQEMGFVSTGAEAALAAYLGMEPIAVHEVTTFYNMYNQQPTGKFKLNVCTNLPCQLRDGQSALHHLEHKLGITMGGTTADGLFTLQQSECLGACADSPVMLVNDRHMCSFMSNDKLDQLIDGLRASEGQS from the coding sequence ATGAGCACCGGCCACGCAGTCGCCGCTGTGGAATTCAACAGCGCCACCCAGCAGCGCTTTGCGCGCGAAGTCGCCAAGTACCCGGCCGACCAGGCGCAGTCGGCCGTGATGGCCTGCCTGTCCATCATCCAGCAGGAGATGGGCTTTGTGAGCACGGGCGCGGAAGCGGCGCTGGCTGCCTACCTGGGCATGGAGCCGATCGCCGTGCACGAGGTGACGACCTTCTACAACATGTACAACCAGCAGCCAACAGGCAAGTTCAAGCTGAACGTGTGCACCAACCTGCCGTGCCAGTTGCGCGACGGCCAGAGCGCGCTGCACCACCTGGAGCACAAGCTGGGCATCACCATGGGCGGCACCACCGCCGACGGCTTGTTCACCCTGCAGCAAAGCGAGTGCCTGGGCGCCTGCGCCGATTCGCCGGTGATGTTGGTCAACGACCGCCACATGTGCAGCTTCATGAGCAACGACAAGCTGGACCAGCTGATCGATGGCCTGCGTGCATCAGAAGGGCAGTCATGA
- a CDS encoding NADH-quinone oxidoreductase subunit A, with product MSLEQYLPVLLFILVGIAIGIIPQVLGYILGPNLPDAEKNSPYECGFEAFEDARMKFDVRYYLVAILFILFDLEIAFLIPWAVAFSDIGMTGFLAGVVFLAILTVGFAYEWKKGALDWE from the coding sequence ATGAGTCTCGAACAATACCTGCCTGTGCTCCTGTTCATCTTGGTGGGTATTGCCATCGGGATCATCCCGCAGGTGCTGGGCTACATCCTTGGCCCCAATCTTCCGGACGCAGAAAAGAACTCCCCGTACGAATGCGGCTTCGAGGCTTTTGAAGACGCCCGCATGAAGTTCGATGTGCGCTACTACCTGGTGGCCATCCTGTTCATCCTGTTCGACCTCGAAATCGCTTTTCTCATCCCCTGGGCCGTCGCCTTTTCCGACATCGGCATGACCGGCTTCCTCGCGGGTGTCGTGTTCCTCGCCATCCTCACCGTGGGTTTTGCCTACGAGTGGAAGAAGGGCGCGCTGGACTGGGAATGA
- the nuoF gene encoding NADH-quinone oxidoreductase subunit NuoF, giving the protein MNAEQILSQFRANGVQTCFHGRHIEPQIYAGLDGGNWSLKDYVARGGYQALRKVLGKDGAEPAGDPPVVGMTQDQVIATLKESALRGRGGAGFPTGLKWSFMPRQFPGQKYLVCNSDEGEPGTCKDRDILMYNPHIVIEGMAIAAFAMGISVGYNYIHGEIFEAYDRFETALEEARAAGLLGDNILDSGFSFQLHAFHGFGAYICGEETALLESLEGKKGQPRFKPPFPASFGLYGKPTTINNTETFAAVPWIIRNGGAAYLACGKPNNGGTKIFSVSGDVEMPGNYEVPMGTPFSKLLELAGGVRKGRTLKAVIPGGSSSPVLPASIMMDCTMDYDSIAKAGSMLGSGAVIVMDDSRCMVESLKRLSYFYMHESCGQCTPCREGTGWLWRMVSRIDEGEGRPADMALLDNVAENIMGRTICALGDAAAMPVRAMIKHFRHEFEAKIAAAQSPAKAA; this is encoded by the coding sequence ATGAACGCCGAACAGATTCTTTCGCAGTTCCGCGCCAACGGCGTGCAGACCTGCTTCCATGGCCGGCACATCGAGCCGCAGATCTATGCCGGTCTTGACGGCGGCAACTGGTCGTTGAAAGACTATGTGGCCCGCGGCGGCTATCAGGCCCTGCGCAAGGTGCTGGGCAAGGACGGCGCCGAGCCGGCCGGTGATCCACCGGTGGTGGGCATGACGCAGGACCAGGTGATCGCCACGCTGAAGGAGTCGGCTCTGCGTGGTCGAGGCGGTGCGGGCTTCCCCACCGGCCTGAAGTGGAGCTTCATGCCGCGCCAGTTCCCCGGTCAGAAGTACCTGGTGTGCAACTCCGACGAGGGCGAACCGGGCACCTGCAAGGACCGCGACATCCTCATGTACAACCCGCACATCGTGATCGAAGGCATGGCCATTGCCGCCTTCGCGATGGGCATCAGCGTGGGCTACAACTACATCCACGGCGAGATCTTCGAAGCCTACGACCGCTTCGAAACGGCGCTGGAAGAAGCCCGTGCCGCCGGACTGCTGGGCGACAACATCCTGGACAGTGGCTTCAGCTTCCAGCTGCACGCGTTTCACGGCTTCGGCGCCTACATCTGCGGCGAAGAAACCGCGCTGCTCGAATCGCTCGAAGGCAAGAAAGGCCAGCCGCGTTTCAAGCCGCCGTTCCCGGCCAGCTTCGGCCTGTACGGCAAGCCCACCACGATCAACAACACCGAGACCTTCGCGGCTGTGCCCTGGATCATCCGCAACGGTGGCGCGGCGTACCTCGCCTGCGGCAAGCCGAACAACGGCGGCACCAAGATCTTCTCGGTGAGCGGTGATGTGGAGATGCCCGGCAACTACGAAGTGCCCATGGGCACGCCGTTCAGCAAGCTGCTGGAGCTCGCCGGTGGTGTGCGCAAGGGCCGCACGCTCAAGGCCGTGATTCCCGGTGGTTCGTCGTCGCCGGTGTTGCCCGCGTCCATCATGATGGACTGCACCATGGACTACGACTCGATTGCGAAGGCCGGCTCCATGCTGGGTTCGGGCGCGGTGATCGTGATGGACGACAGCCGTTGCATGGTCGAGTCGCTCAAGCGCCTCTCCTACTTCTACATGCACGAATCGTGCGGCCAGTGCACGCCGTGCCGCGAAGGCACGGGCTGGCTCTGGCGCATGGTCAGCCGCATCGACGAGGGCGAAGGCCGCCCCGCCGACATGGCACTGCTGGACAACGTGGCCGAAAACATCATGGGCCGCACCATCTGCGCCCTGGGCGATGCAGCGGCCATGCCGGTGCGCGCCATGATCAAACACTTCCGGCATGAGTTCGAGGCCAAGATCGCGGCCGCTCAGTCGCCAGCCAAGGCTGCATAA
- a CDS encoding NADH-quinone oxidoreductase subunit C, whose amino-acid sequence MTDTPTTSYAVAPEALKHALAELLGDRVVSLVVVRDELTLTVAAAHYFDVMKTLRDAPQAAFEQLIDLCGMDYQTYGDGRWEGQRFAAVVHLLSVAHNHRVRVRVFCPEDDFPVLTSVTPLWAAANWYEREAFDLYGIVFEGHDDLRRILTDYGFIGHPFRKDFPLSGHVEMRYDAERQRVIYEPVSIEPREITPRIIREDNYGGLH is encoded by the coding sequence ATGACCGACACCCCGACGACCTCCTACGCAGTTGCACCGGAAGCCCTGAAGCACGCCCTGGCCGAGTTGCTGGGTGACCGTGTGGTGTCGCTCGTGGTGGTTCGTGACGAGCTCACGCTGACTGTTGCAGCGGCGCATTATTTCGATGTGATGAAGACCCTGCGCGATGCGCCGCAGGCGGCGTTCGAACAGCTCATCGACCTGTGCGGCATGGACTACCAGACCTATGGCGATGGCCGATGGGAAGGCCAGCGCTTTGCTGCAGTGGTGCATCTGCTGTCGGTCGCCCACAACCACCGTGTTCGTGTGCGGGTGTTCTGCCCTGAGGACGACTTTCCCGTGCTGACCTCGGTCACGCCACTGTGGGCGGCGGCCAACTGGTACGAGCGTGAAGCATTTGACCTGTACGGCATTGTGTTCGAAGGCCACGACGATCTGCGCCGCATCCTCACCGACTACGGCTTCATCGGTCACCCCTTCCGCAAGGACTTCCCGCTGTCGGGTCACGTCGAGATGCGCTACGACGCCGAGCGTCAACGCGTGATCTACGAGCCGGTGAGCATCGAGCCCCGCGAAATCACGCCGCGCATCATCCGCGAAGACAACTACGGCGGGCTGCACTGA
- the nuoG gene encoding NADH-quinone oxidoreductase subunit NuoG: protein MVEIELDGKKVEVPPGSMVMHAAEKAGTYIPHFCYHKKLSIAANCRMCLVDVEKAPKPMPACATPVTQGMIVRTKSDKAIKAQQSVMEFLLINHPLDCPICDQGGECQLQDLAVGYGSSGSRYEEEKRVVFHKDVGPLISMQEMSRCIHCTRCVRFGQEVAGVMELGMIHRGEHAEITTVLGDTVDSELSGNMIDICPVGALTSKPFRYSARTWELSRRKSVSPHDSTGANLIVQVKNHKVMRVVPLENEAVNECWIADRDRFSYEAVNSEDRLTAPMLKQGGEWKTVDWQTALEYVANGLKQVKAEHGAAAIGLLASPHGTLEELALAAALVRGMGSQNIDSRLRHADFSNAAPAGSARWLGMPVASLSSLQRVLVVGSNLRKDHPLFAQRIRQAQRKGAQVNVLNAVAQDWAMPLKNVVLADISIWVSALAGIAAAIAAETGASAPVNAEVSEAHRAVAKSLLGGEHKAILLGNAAAHHEKAASLLSLANWISQQTGATVGYLSEAANTVGAQLVNAVPGQGGLNAGQMLGGALKALLLLNTEPAHDSAAGTQGLAAAGMVVTLSPFKTNLDISDVLLPIAPFTETSGSFVNAEGRLQSFHAVVRPLGETRPAWKVIRVLGNLLGLAGFDADSSQAVLASALPGVASGAVVDAARLNNASTAPIDTAPAGTEPCVASIYQLDSLVRRAPALQMTADARAALIADEVLA from the coding sequence ATGGTTGAAATCGAACTCGACGGCAAGAAGGTGGAAGTGCCCCCGGGCAGCATGGTCATGCATGCGGCCGAAAAGGCAGGCACCTACATCCCGCATTTCTGCTATCACAAGAAGCTGTCCATCGCGGCCAACTGCCGCATGTGCCTGGTCGACGTGGAGAAGGCGCCCAAGCCCATGCCGGCCTGCGCCACGCCCGTCACACAGGGCATGATCGTGCGCACCAAGAGCGACAAGGCGATCAAGGCCCAGCAGTCGGTGATGGAGTTCCTGCTCATCAACCACCCGCTGGATTGCCCCATCTGCGACCAGGGCGGCGAATGCCAGCTGCAGGATCTGGCCGTGGGTTACGGCAGTTCAGGCTCGCGCTACGAAGAGGAAAAGCGCGTCGTGTTCCACAAGGACGTGGGCCCGCTGATCTCCATGCAGGAGATGAGCCGCTGCATCCATTGCACCCGTTGCGTGCGCTTTGGCCAGGAAGTGGCTGGCGTGATGGAGCTGGGCATGATCCACCGCGGTGAACACGCCGAGATCACCACGGTGCTGGGCGACACGGTCGACTCCGAGCTGTCGGGCAACATGATCGACATCTGCCCGGTCGGTGCGCTCACCAGCAAACCGTTCCGTTACAGCGCCCGCACCTGGGAACTCTCGCGCCGCAAGAGCGTGAGCCCGCACGATTCCACCGGCGCCAACCTGATCGTTCAGGTGAAGAACCACAAGGTCATGCGCGTGGTGCCGCTCGAAAACGAAGCCGTCAACGAATGCTGGATCGCCGACCGTGACCGTTTCTCCTATGAAGCCGTCAACAGCGAAGACCGCCTGACCGCGCCCATGCTCAAACAGGGCGGCGAGTGGAAGACGGTCGACTGGCAGACCGCACTCGAATACGTGGCCAACGGGTTGAAGCAGGTCAAGGCCGAACACGGCGCTGCCGCCATCGGCCTGCTGGCCAGCCCGCACGGCACACTGGAAGAACTGGCGTTGGCCGCCGCGCTGGTGCGTGGCATGGGCAGCCAGAACATCGACAGCCGCCTGCGCCACGCTGATTTTTCCAATGCTGCGCCGGCTGGCTCGGCGCGCTGGCTGGGCATGCCCGTCGCGTCACTCTCCAGCCTCCAGCGGGTGCTGGTCGTGGGCTCGAACCTGCGCAAGGACCACCCTCTGTTCGCGCAGCGCATCCGCCAGGCCCAGCGCAAGGGTGCGCAGGTCAACGTGCTCAATGCGGTTGCCCAGGACTGGGCGATGCCTCTGAAGAACGTGGTGCTCGCTGACATCAGCATCTGGGTGTCGGCGCTGGCCGGCATTGCCGCTGCCATCGCAGCCGAGACCGGCGCCAGCGCACCGGTGAACGCCGAAGTGTCCGAAGCGCACCGTGCCGTGGCCAAGTCGCTGCTCGGTGGTGAGCACAAGGCCATCCTGCTCGGCAACGCCGCCGCGCACCATGAAAAAGCGGCCAGCCTGCTGTCGCTGGCGAACTGGATCTCGCAGCAGACCGGCGCCACCGTTGGCTACCTGAGCGAAGCCGCCAACACCGTGGGTGCACAACTCGTGAACGCCGTGCCGGGGCAGGGCGGTTTGAACGCTGGCCAGATGCTGGGCGGCGCGCTCAAGGCACTGCTTCTGCTCAACACCGAACCCGCGCACGACAGCGCGGCCGGAACCCAAGGTTTGGCCGCAGCCGGCATGGTCGTCACGCTGAGCCCGTTCAAGACCAACCTCGACATCAGCGACGTGCTGCTGCCGATCGCCCCGTTCACCGAAACCTCGGGTTCCTTCGTGAATGCCGAAGGTCGCCTGCAGAGCTTCCACGCTGTCGTGCGCCCGCTGGGTGAAACGCGTCCTGCGTGGAAAGTGATCCGCGTGCTGGGCAACCTGCTCGGCCTGGCAGGCTTTGATGCCGACTCGTCGCAGGCCGTGTTGGCGAGTGCGTTGCCCGGTGTGGCGAGTGGCGCTGTTGTGGACGCCGCGCGCTTGAACAACGCCAGCACTGCACCGATCGACACCGCACCCGCCGGTACCGAGCCTTGCGTGGCCAGCATCTACCAGCTCGACAGTCTGGTGCGCCGCGCCCCCGCGCTGCAAATGACGGCCGATGCCCGGGCTGCTTTGATTGCCGATGAGGTGCTCGCATGA